A single region of the Vibrio chagasii genome encodes:
- a CDS encoding non-ribosomal peptide synthetase, producing the protein MQEIVAGWVQQRLMHNFENNALEIALNDCTGEKHQSYSYQELFYEVSKVARNIKYFSGERALLLLPGDSSFIFSYLACLMVGVTAVPVNLPGVKRLQRVKSNIEHILDDCEPNLIVALSATKGEIEKFGWDINREVVYLDELFGEKQPLCWNDLCPPTGPVMLQYSSGSTGSPKAVCNYDKNIYHQFDIMLQVEPSLQHIHTANWLPFYHDLGLFYGLMFPLLSGGTCSFIRPSQFSVEPAKWLNMIEQYQATITAAPDFAYQLCVDSISDLQASELDLSSLKVVMNAAEPIRASTIRSFSQKFESSGFQSSRFLPAYGMAEATLIVSHKPANASAAMKTFDVGCLAEGHAVESMSGRELVSSGSQFNSWQVEIVDPHTGAACELGQVGEVWVRGNSVAKGYWNKASLTQQTFNASINSSCDDGEYLRTGDLAFKWGGELYICGRFKDVIIVSGENHMPNDLESTIESMCGDIEVGGACFVQDIESGEIHGLCEVHRHTEQRQLIKISKTIKSLIAKNHNLSVSQVTLIARGCLQKTSSGKIRRSLMLSELQAQKLKPLYVSSLPATPAFITDISEYLRNSLEAIVGIELIGDKQGFTDVGLTSLLATQWCAQISSQLGISISPVQLFAYPNLSAFSQFVQQQHRQQSPKELVEEFSSRSTDIAIIAISSRLPKQQNASWVEYADWLIKGESALASVSDELRTFSLPIGAVDNIDKFDANFFAMSSREACLLDPQQRWLMESSWHLFEQAGWLPSKLKGLPLGIFVGQGSQDYSDLLANQNAPEFLKSYLITGTSRSGSSGRLAKYYGTSGPAITIDTACSSSIVAIDMAVQNIQLKRCESAIAGGVNLLLSSQIESALQKAGMLSPNGRCATFSADADGYARAEGLGLLLLKDYDAAIRDGDPILAVIEATGVAQDGESSSLTAPNPLAQQTLLKEVLARSGRTENDIDAIEMHGTGTPLGDPIELSAIDGVYQSRIQPLHLTAGKAQFGHLESAAGVAGVIRAIAQMRAQTVFPHPTFKSFNPELRPWIERYIFENDVRPIPLRRMGVSSFSFTGTLGHIIIRNHQDVTDKSEYVLPQIGFLPLTASHIDSLSQLAKAWIQTIESHRHNAVELFHAWRDKREHHLPIRRCVPFADIEDLLCKLKQIAVGQSFVPSALPAELEQWCNGADYDWSHFSEKVTYPTEILLALPLYPFKREKYWVEQQNTGSKSNIEEATLPAKSIIDHQAFLTEWLSDVLLIEPGEIGLDADLINLGLDSLQMMDLVDEAKKHNVVFELVRMYEAPTLAAWSALWQSSVSCDQVAEKYLDAKKEQDTETVLTHPFELTSVQQAYWQGRNSTQTLGGVACQVYLELDSEWIDSDKLRLALDRLYARHSMLRMRMNSDGLGYITANAPTQIHEYDWRTLDCELATSKQAGLRRNLEAQILDLENESGLAINLSHSPRGSRLHFNIDMVVADALSIQILLDDLAQFYLDDNCEQLAQPTLHFPQYLSAIREQAHLEADRQYWLAQLPSLPSAPQLPLAKRPEEIKQPVFVHREWRLAADKWRALQQACRQHRITPSMMLASCYAETLRGWSDNKDFCLNLTIFNRRHTAMDVSGVVADFTTLMLLACRDGEASNILDNASALNRQFMANLDHSDFDAIRLLRELSKQRGSQVAMPIVFTSNLGNDFLGDSCLGEMNYVISQTPQVWIDCQVMERKGELIISWDTVDDLFPANMVDQMFASMGRLITEIAQRPNMLKQTVPAFLTEEARKDRASRNSSDVISYAPRTLHQRFFELAEAQPDAIAVIENKASMSYRQLSESAGELAYRLKQEGVLSGDRVAILLPKGASQVVAVLAIHLLGASYVPLDIEQPVARLNQIIEQAAIKIVVINQDAVEAITNQEAMAGWSLLDIDERGQEHIIATQIASVSPHDVAYIIYTSGSTGIPKGVITTHQAAANTIDDINQRYQLVSDCRTFALSALNFDLSVFDIFGPLSVGGCVVVPQQSERKEAKAWISLIHEYQITIWNSVPALFEMLLIAAENDTRQLPSSMTNVLLSGDWVGLDLQPRLNALNPSIQLTALGGATEAAIWSNAFDVNYVETDWTSIPYGYSLSNQSYRVMDALGRDCPDWVTGELWIGGQGVAEGYFADPERTAAQFIFHDGQQYYRTGDMGRFWSNGIVEFIGRRDNQVKLNGFRIELGDVEHAAEQFSGVQKAIALLLDKPQKHIQLFVSKQQGEVSALQTEYEADMTLLDTKVSQPTPPKPVDHTAIEQAMATHVMRLVLDKMVIANNVKPGASLTLDEWLCSLHITPRFQAVFESWLHVLVETKQWSAERGYWRQEQDVVSPMVAYQKKVAHMPAHASILSALENKVDWYVDLMQGEVSEVTLIDDPVLTPEALALIHPDFSSTEQYIVETIVLLSKQLGRAVNVVELNGRTGHLASHILNQCDASQVSYCVAEQAKSVLDQATFRLVGYGDHAFACALSDVERHQADLVISNNALHRFNDVNEGINLMSSLIAPSGHFVAIETQALSPLALLTVTLMQPEALMRSVDQSPYHDCRRGESSPLLDAQQWQTSLQTSSLSMNVLPVVNKANLLVMTGRQAETLAVSDTSQLADWLALQLPNYMLPQHIVVCSTMPLTNNGKIDRTQLRLSAANIAMVTHEDKQDCVTDNEKYVAEVWAQVLGVTPSRTDNFFLLGGDSLHATRITAALGEVGFNSVKLSDVFSLPVLSDFARHLEFDAGEISSQITLVHNENERYQPFVLTDVQQAYIMGRNEGFVMGGVGTHFYSEFEADGFDVTRLEQALMRLIERHDTLRIVFDDQGQQVCIPSALYCPMEIVSCTEKQWEEVVTHQREVLSHRVLNPQVWPLFHLTLIESECGKKRLCIGLDNVILDGLSMRIFFAELGILYRDLEADLPELGITFRDYQQQVYLQEEYESQTLAKSYWLSRLPSLPEAPRLPLSMEPNQLEKPRFVRRQSCLSKELWSRLTEKARECAITPSCLLLNCYAQVLAKWSESSSHCINVTLFDRKPVHDNIQHIMGDFTSLLLLETNQIAGESWLQSAERLQQQLWQDLEYADVSAVWVIRELAKLKEVTDLSMPVVFTSALGADTSLDESSELGITRSVWGVSQTPQVWIDHQVFEQDGELHFNWDVVEALFPDGVVDAMFNSYCQLLEQLADCDWSQPSPIALPASQREVRTLVNSTQDVVPLRAMHISVYEKMQAAPEATAIVANGQRYKYRDLHTKVSQAAYQLQKHGIAKGDCVGVMLPRSIEQIVSVLAIQWIGAAYVPLATDWPKARVESVLAQACIKFVICDRNELFENGGQGINVESLLASEEALVEPLQSTLDELAYVIFTSGSTGTPKGVAITHGAAMNTIEAVNRQHNVTADDSVLALSALYFDLSVYDIFGLLSVGGKLVLINDEQTRDVGVWLELVQQHQITLWNTVPALLEMLLMGNESQAECQLLTSLRCVMLSGDWINLELPERLRRNSCLAKFVAMGGATEAAIWSNYCVVQQVEKQWRSIPYGKPLPNQCFRVASDIGDDCPDWVAGELWIGGDGVAQGYIGNEELTQQQFCEHQSQRWYRTGDIGRYWPDGTIEFLGRRDHQVKVAGLRIELGEIVKALKSCAGVKDAIVLIEHHDSRPKIHAYLLSNMAVELSIIQPQLLNYLPSYSMPDGYAVLQEWPLTANGKVDRNVLKTLELSISNESEFVAPSTDEEIVLTQAMQQVLGINTPISASDNFFALGGDSFVAIQLASTLQQQHGITLPLHAVFNLQTISRIALALETSEKESNEVDFEEGIL; encoded by the coding sequence ATGCAAGAAATTGTAGCTGGCTGGGTGCAGCAAAGGTTAATGCATAATTTTGAAAATAATGCATTAGAAATAGCACTGAATGATTGCACTGGTGAAAAACATCAGAGCTATAGTTATCAAGAACTATTTTATGAAGTGAGTAAAGTTGCTCGAAATATAAAATATTTTTCCGGGGAAAGAGCGTTATTATTATTACCAGGGGACTCAAGTTTTATTTTTTCGTACCTAGCCTGTCTGATGGTGGGGGTTACTGCGGTACCTGTCAATTTGCCTGGTGTTAAACGGTTACAGCGAGTTAAATCTAATATTGAGCATATCCTGGATGACTGTGAACCAAACCTCATTGTTGCTTTGTCAGCGACCAAAGGAGAAATTGAAAAATTTGGTTGGGATATAAACCGAGAAGTTGTATATCTGGATGAGTTATTCGGAGAGAAACAACCACTTTGTTGGAATGACCTGTGCCCACCCACAGGTCCCGTAATGTTGCAATATTCATCGGGCTCAACGGGAAGCCCAAAAGCGGTTTGTAACTATGATAAAAATATTTATCATCAATTCGACATTATGCTTCAAGTAGAACCAAGTCTGCAGCATATCCACACCGCAAATTGGTTACCTTTTTATCATGATCTAGGCTTGTTCTACGGTCTTATGTTCCCTTTATTGTCTGGTGGTACGTGCAGTTTTATCCGGCCAAGTCAATTTTCTGTAGAACCAGCAAAATGGTTAAACATGATAGAGCAGTACCAAGCCACAATTACCGCTGCGCCTGATTTTGCCTACCAACTGTGTGTTGATTCTATTTCAGATCTCCAAGCCAGTGAGCTGGATCTCTCATCTTTGAAGGTCGTGATGAATGCTGCTGAGCCGATTCGAGCTTCAACGATAAGGAGCTTTTCTCAAAAGTTCGAATCGTCAGGTTTCCAGTCATCTAGATTCTTACCTGCATATGGAATGGCAGAAGCCACGCTTATTGTGAGCCATAAACCTGCGAATGCCTCAGCAGCAATGAAGACTTTTGATGTTGGCTGTCTTGCTGAAGGACATGCTGTTGAATCTATGTCGGGGCGGGAGTTAGTGAGTAGCGGTAGCCAGTTTAATTCTTGGCAAGTTGAGATTGTTGACCCTCATACCGGTGCTGCTTGTGAGTTGGGACAGGTTGGTGAAGTTTGGGTTCGCGGTAATAGCGTGGCGAAAGGCTACTGGAATAAAGCTTCGCTCACTCAACAAACGTTTAATGCATCGATAAATTCAAGTTGTGACGATGGGGAGTATCTGCGCACCGGAGATCTGGCATTTAAGTGGGGAGGTGAATTGTATATTTGCGGCCGCTTCAAAGATGTCATTATTGTTTCTGGTGAAAACCATATGCCTAACGACCTAGAATCTACGATTGAGAGCATGTGTGGTGACATCGAGGTTGGGGGGGCTTGCTTTGTTCAAGATATTGAGTCAGGTGAAATCCATGGGTTATGCGAAGTGCATCGCCATACAGAACAAAGACAATTAATAAAAATTTCAAAAACAATTAAGTCGCTTATCGCTAAAAATCATAATTTATCAGTGAGTCAAGTTACCCTCATCGCAAGAGGTTGCTTACAAAAAACTTCTAGCGGTAAGATCCGTCGAAGCTTGATGCTATCAGAGCTCCAAGCACAAAAATTAAAGCCACTATATGTATCGTCGCTACCAGCCACTCCCGCTTTCATTACTGACATTTCTGAATATTTGCGAAATTCCCTTGAAGCTATCGTCGGTATTGAGCTAATTGGTGACAAGCAAGGTTTCACTGATGTAGGACTGACAAGTTTGCTTGCGACACAGTGGTGCGCACAAATTTCGAGTCAGCTTGGTATCTCGATTTCACCTGTACAGTTATTTGCTTATCCAAATCTATCCGCTTTTAGTCAGTTTGTTCAACAGCAACACAGGCAGCAGTCCCCAAAAGAGTTGGTGGAGGAGTTTTCATCTCGGTCAACTGATATTGCGATTATTGCAATTAGCAGTCGTTTACCAAAGCAACAAAACGCAAGTTGGGTTGAGTACGCAGATTGGCTAATTAAAGGCGAATCAGCACTAGCGAGTGTGAGTGATGAGTTACGCACATTTTCTTTACCCATAGGTGCGGTTGATAACATAGACAAGTTTGATGCTAATTTCTTTGCTATGTCTTCTCGAGAAGCCTGCTTGCTCGATCCACAACAGCGCTGGTTGATGGAGTCAAGTTGGCATCTTTTTGAACAAGCGGGTTGGTTACCTTCGAAATTAAAAGGGTTGCCATTAGGTATTTTTGTCGGCCAGGGAAGCCAAGATTATAGTGATCTGTTGGCTAATCAAAACGCTCCTGAGTTTTTAAAAAGTTATTTAATTACTGGTACGAGTCGTAGTGGTAGTTCTGGTCGACTTGCTAAATATTACGGTACAAGTGGCCCGGCTATTACTATAGATACCGCTTGTTCATCATCTATCGTTGCTATTGATATGGCTGTCCAAAATATTCAATTAAAGCGTTGTGAATCTGCAATTGCTGGTGGTGTAAACCTTCTTCTCTCGTCTCAAATAGAGAGTGCTTTACAAAAAGCAGGGATGCTTTCTCCGAACGGGCGATGCGCTACTTTTAGTGCTGATGCTGATGGTTATGCTCGTGCTGAGGGTTTAGGGTTACTACTGCTAAAAGATTATGATGCAGCGATAAGAGATGGTGACCCTATTTTAGCGGTTATTGAGGCTACAGGTGTGGCACAAGACGGTGAGAGTAGTAGTTTGACGGCACCTAACCCACTTGCGCAGCAAACACTGTTGAAAGAAGTACTAGCGCGCAGTGGAAGAACAGAAAATGATATTGATGCAATTGAAATGCATGGCACCGGCACACCGCTTGGCGACCCTATCGAATTAAGTGCTATTGATGGTGTTTATCAGAGTCGTATTCAACCGCTGCATTTGACTGCAGGCAAAGCGCAGTTTGGTCACCTAGAATCTGCTGCTGGTGTTGCGGGAGTGATTAGGGCGATTGCTCAAATGCGTGCACAAACTGTTTTCCCTCACCCAACGTTTAAGTCGTTTAATCCTGAGCTACGGCCTTGGATTGAACGTTATATTTTTGAGAACGACGTTCGTCCAATACCGTTAAGACGCATGGGGGTTAGTTCCTTTAGTTTTACTGGGACTTTGGGTCACATTATTATTCGTAATCATCAAGATGTGACGGACAAATCTGAGTATGTATTACCACAGATAGGGTTCCTTCCCTTAACAGCAAGTCATATTGATAGTCTTAGCCAATTGGCTAAAGCTTGGATTCAAACAATAGAATCACACCGTCACAATGCTGTTGAGCTATTCCATGCTTGGAGAGATAAACGCGAGCATCACTTACCAATCCGGCGATGTGTTCCATTTGCAGATATCGAAGACTTACTATGTAAATTAAAACAAATTGCCGTAGGTCAATCTTTCGTTCCGTCGGCATTACCAGCCGAACTTGAACAATGGTGCAATGGTGCTGATTATGACTGGTCGCACTTTAGTGAGAAAGTGACTTATCCAACCGAAATTTTATTGGCTTTACCGCTATACCCATTTAAACGAGAGAAATACTGGGTTGAACAGCAAAATACAGGTAGCAAAAGTAATATAGAGGAAGCTACTTTACCCGCGAAATCAATCATTGATCATCAAGCATTCTTAACTGAATGGCTGAGCGATGTGCTACTTATCGAGCCAGGAGAAATAGGCTTAGACGCTGATTTGATTAACTTAGGCTTGGATTCATTGCAGATGATGGATCTTGTTGATGAAGCGAAAAAGCACAATGTTGTGTTTGAACTTGTTCGGATGTACGAAGCGCCAACTTTAGCTGCGTGGTCTGCATTATGGCAATCATCAGTAAGTTGTGACCAAGTTGCTGAAAAATATCTAGATGCTAAAAAAGAACAAGATACTGAAACAGTATTAACTCACCCTTTCGAGTTGACTAGTGTTCAACAAGCGTATTGGCAAGGTAGGAACAGCACACAAACTCTTGGTGGGGTTGCATGCCAGGTCTACTTAGAGCTTGATAGTGAATGGATCGATAGTGACAAACTTCGTTTAGCGCTTGATCGCCTATATGCCCGTCATAGCATGTTACGAATGAGGATGAATAGCGATGGTCTTGGCTATATTACAGCGAATGCTCCAACGCAAATCCATGAATATGATTGGAGAACTCTTGACTGTGAATTGGCAACAAGTAAACAGGCGGGTCTGAGGCGTAATTTAGAAGCGCAGATTCTGGATTTAGAAAATGAATCTGGCTTGGCAATTAATTTAAGTCATAGTCCGCGAGGTAGTCGTCTTCACTTCAATATTGATATGGTTGTTGCTGATGCATTAAGCATTCAAATCCTGCTTGATGATCTAGCTCAGTTCTATCTCGATGATAATTGTGAACAACTTGCGCAACCAACCCTGCATTTCCCTCAATATCTATCAGCAATACGTGAGCAAGCGCATCTAGAGGCTGATCGTCAATATTGGCTAGCACAACTGCCTAGCTTGCCTTCGGCGCCGCAATTACCGTTGGCAAAACGACCGGAAGAAATCAAACAACCTGTGTTTGTTCACCGTGAATGGCGTTTAGCTGCCGATAAATGGCGAGCATTACAGCAAGCATGCCGTCAACACCGTATTACTCCCTCAATGATGTTGGCGAGTTGTTATGCGGAGACCTTAAGAGGCTGGAGTGATAATAAGGATTTTTGTTTAAATCTTACGATTTTCAACCGACGTCATACTGCCATGGATGTGTCGGGTGTTGTTGCTGATTTTACTACGCTGATGCTATTAGCATGCCGTGATGGAGAAGCATCCAATATCTTAGATAATGCAAGTGCATTGAATCGCCAATTTATGGCGAATCTTGACCATAGTGATTTCGATGCAATTCGCTTGTTAAGAGAGCTTTCCAAGCAGAGAGGCTCTCAAGTTGCCATGCCGATAGTTTTCACTAGTAACCTAGGTAATGACTTCCTTGGCGATAGTTGTCTGGGTGAGATGAATTATGTCATCTCTCAGACGCCTCAGGTTTGGATTGACTGTCAGGTAATGGAGAGAAAAGGGGAGTTGATAATAAGTTGGGATACAGTCGATGATTTATTCCCAGCCAATATGGTCGATCAGATGTTTGCTAGTATGGGGAGGCTAATCACTGAAATAGCGCAGCGACCTAACATGCTGAAACAAACGGTGCCCGCGTTTTTAACCGAAGAAGCAAGAAAAGATCGTGCTTCGAGAAACAGCAGTGACGTGATTTCGTACGCCCCTCGCACTCTCCATCAGCGATTCTTTGAATTGGCAGAGGCGCAACCTGATGCCATTGCGGTTATTGAAAATAAAGCGTCGATGTCTTATCGCCAGTTGTCAGAAAGTGCTGGTGAACTTGCCTATCGTCTCAAGCAAGAAGGTGTACTGTCTGGGGATCGTGTGGCGATTTTATTGCCAAAGGGAGCATCACAAGTTGTCGCGGTGTTGGCAATACACTTATTGGGCGCTAGTTATGTCCCCCTCGATATTGAGCAACCAGTCGCTCGGTTGAATCAAATTATTGAGCAAGCAGCAATTAAAATCGTTGTAATAAATCAGGATGCTGTGGAGGCAATTACCAACCAAGAAGCAATGGCTGGTTGGTCATTACTCGATATTGATGAACGTGGGCAAGAGCACATCATAGCAACACAAATTGCTTCGGTATCACCACACGATGTTGCTTATATTATTTATACCTCTGGCTCTACCGGTATTCCTAAAGGCGTTATTACTACCCATCAAGCTGCGGCCAATACTATTGATGATATTAATCAGCGTTATCAGTTGGTTAGTGACTGTCGAACATTTGCTTTATCGGCACTGAACTTTGATTTATCTGTCTTTGATATTTTTGGACCACTTTCTGTAGGGGGCTGCGTTGTTGTTCCTCAACAGTCAGAACGAAAAGAAGCAAAAGCGTGGATTTCATTGATTCATGAATATCAAATTACGATATGGAATAGTGTGCCTGCACTGTTCGAAATGTTGTTAATTGCAGCTGAAAATGACACTCGTCAATTGCCAAGCTCGATGACAAATGTTCTGTTGTCAGGTGACTGGGTTGGTTTGGATTTACAACCAAGATTAAATGCTTTGAACCCATCAATTCAATTGACGGCATTAGGAGGGGCAACAGAAGCTGCGATTTGGTCTAATGCTTTTGATGTCAACTACGTAGAGACGGATTGGACAAGCATTCCATACGGTTATTCATTGAGTAATCAAAGTTACCGAGTGATGGATGCCTTGGGCCGAGATTGTCCTGATTGGGTGACTGGTGAGCTCTGGATTGGTGGTCAGGGGGTTGCAGAGGGGTACTTTGCTGACCCTGAAAGAACAGCAGCACAATTTATTTTCCATGATGGGCAACAGTATTACCGAACTGGTGATATGGGACGTTTTTGGTCTAACGGGATCGTTGAGTTTATTGGGCGACGAGATAACCAGGTCAAACTTAATGGCTTTAGGATTGAACTTGGGGACGTTGAGCATGCGGCAGAGCAATTTTCTGGGGTGCAAAAAGCGATAGCGCTATTGCTAGATAAACCACAGAAACATATTCAACTTTTTGTTTCTAAACAGCAAGGCGAGGTGAGTGCTCTTCAAACTGAGTATGAAGCTGATATGACGCTGCTTGATACAAAGGTATCGCAACCCACACCACCAAAGCCTGTCGATCACACCGCTATTGAGCAAGCAATGGCAACGCATGTTATGCGTTTGGTGCTCGATAAGATGGTGATAGCAAATAACGTTAAACCGGGTGCGTCACTGACGCTGGATGAGTGGCTATGTAGTTTGCATATTACACCTCGTTTTCAAGCTGTATTTGAAAGCTGGTTGCATGTTCTCGTTGAAACAAAGCAATGGTCAGCTGAGCGGGGATATTGGCGTCAAGAGCAAGACGTCGTTAGTCCAATGGTTGCCTACCAAAAGAAGGTCGCGCATATGCCTGCTCATGCTTCAATCTTATCGGCATTAGAAAATAAGGTTGATTGGTATGTTGACTTGATGCAGGGCGAGGTAAGTGAAGTTACGCTTATTGATGACCCGGTGTTGACACCTGAAGCGTTAGCATTAATCCACCCTGATTTTTCATCAACGGAACAATATATTGTTGAAACAATAGTCTTACTTTCTAAGCAATTGGGTCGAGCTGTAAACGTTGTCGAACTCAATGGTAGAACGGGTCATTTAGCATCACATATATTGAATCAATGTGACGCTAGCCAGGTAAGTTACTGCGTAGCTGAACAAGCTAAGTCGGTTCTTGATCAAGCGACATTCCGATTAGTGGGCTATGGGGATCATGCTTTTGCTTGTGCATTAAGCGACGTTGAAAGGCATCAAGCTGATTTGGTGATCAGTAACAATGCACTCCATCGTTTTAATGATGTGAATGAAGGGATTAACCTAATGTCTTCACTTATCGCACCAAGTGGTCATTTTGTTGCGATAGAGACGCAAGCGCTGAGCCCTCTTGCATTATTAACGGTGACATTAATGCAGCCAGAAGCGTTAATGAGAAGCGTAGATCAAAGCCCTTATCATGATTGTCGCCGAGGGGAGTCTTCACCTCTACTTGATGCCCAACAATGGCAAACTAGTTTGCAAACTTCATCACTAAGCATGAATGTCTTGCCTGTAGTAAATAAAGCGAACTTATTAGTGATGACGGGGCGCCAGGCTGAAACTCTTGCTGTGTCTGATACCTCTCAACTGGCTGACTGGTTAGCATTACAGCTACCCAATTATATGTTGCCTCAACACATTGTCGTTTGTTCAACAATGCCTTTAACAAACAATGGCAAAATTGACCGTACTCAACTGCGCTTATCAGCTGCCAATATTGCAATGGTTACTCATGAAGATAAACAAGATTGCGTAACCGACAATGAAAAGTATGTTGCAGAGGTTTGGGCGCAAGTTCTTGGTGTAACACCATCACGTACAGATAATTTCTTCCTGTTAGGAGGCGATAGTCTTCATGCAACAAGAATTACGGCGGCATTGGGCGAGGTTGGCTTTAATAGTGTGAAGTTGTCCGATGTCTTTTCACTTCCTGTGTTGAGTGACTTTGCTCGCCATTTAGAATTTGATGCAGGTGAAATTTCATCACAAATCACGTTAGTGCATAACGAGAATGAACGTTATCAACCATTTGTGCTGACTGATGTTCAACAAGCCTACATTATGGGGCGAAACGAAGGCTTTGTGATGGGCGGTGTTGGCACACATTTCTATTCTGAATTTGAAGCTGATGGCTTTGATGTGACGCGTCTAGAGCAAGCGCTTATGCGTTTAATTGAGCGTCATGACACCCTTCGTATTGTGTTTGATGACCAAGGGCAACAAGTTTGTATTCCGTCAGCACTTTACTGTCCGATGGAGATTGTCTCTTGTACTGAAAAACAGTGGGAAGAAGTTGTTACTCATCAACGTGAGGTGCTATCTCATCGAGTGTTAAATCCTCAGGTATGGCCGCTTTTCCACCTTACACTCATTGAGTCTGAATGTGGGAAAAAACGGCTATGTATCGGCTTAGACAATGTCATTCTTGATGGTCTTAGCATGCGGATTTTCTTTGCTGAGCTTGGAATTTTATATCGTGATTTGGAAGCCGACTTGCCAGAGTTGGGGATTACGTTCCGTGATTATCAACAGCAAGTTTATCTGCAAGAAGAGTATGAATCCCAAACATTAGCGAAGAGTTATTGGTTAAGCAGACTGCCTAGTTTACCGGAGGCTCCGCGTCTGCCGTTAAGCATGGAGCCAAATCAATTAGAGAAGCCACGCTTCGTTCGACGCCAATCCTGCTTGTCTAAAGAATTATGGAGCCGTTTAACAGAGAAAGCACGAGAGTGTGCGATCACGCCGTCTTGTTTGTTGCTTAACTGTTATGCGCAAGTATTGGCAAAATGGTCCGAATCCTCATCGCATTGCATCAATGTTACTTTGTTTGATCGCAAGCCTGTCCATGACAATATTCAGCACATTATGGGGGATTTCACCTCACTTTTGTTACTTGAGACAAATCAAATTGCAGGTGAAAGTTGGTTGCAAAGTGCTGAGCGTTTGCAACAGCAGTTATGGCAAGACTTGGAGTACGCCGATGTTTCTGCTGTTTGGGTGATACGCGAGTTAGCCAAGTTAAAAGAAGTGACTGATTTGAGTATGCCAGTGGTGTTCACTAGTGCACTAGGTGCGGACACTAGCCTTGATGAGTCTTCTGAGTTAGGCATTACCCGATCTGTATGGGGCGTATCTCAAACACCTCAAGTTTGGATTGACCATCAAGTATTTGAGCAAGATGGAGAATTACACTTTAACTGGGATGTTGTCGAGGCGTTGTTCCCTGACGGTGTAGTTGATGCAATGTTTAATTCATATTGCCAATTATTGGAGCAACTTGCTGACTGTGATTGGTCACAGCCATCGCCAATAGCGTTACCTGCATCACAGCGAGAAGTTCGCACTCTTGTTAACAGCACTCAGGACGTGGTGCCTCTGCGAGCAATGCACATTAGTGTGTATGAAAAAATGCAAGCAGCACCTGAGGCGACGGCGATTGTCGCTAATGGTCAGCGCTATAAGTATCGAGATCTGCATACAAAAGTGAGTCAGGCAGCGTACCAGTTGCAAAAACATGGAATTGCTAAAGGTGATTGCGTTGGTGTCATGTTGCCGCGCTCTATCGAGCAGATTGTTTCTGTCCTTGCAATTCAGTGGATTGGAGCGGCTTATGTACCATTAGCAACTGATTGGCCAAAAGCTCGAGTTGAGTCTGTATTGGCGCAAGCATGCATCAAGTTCGTGATTTGTGACCGCAACGAGTTGTTTGAGAATGGTGGCCAAGGGATCAATGTTGAAAGCTTGCTGGCTTCTGAAGAAGCTTTGGTTGAGCCCCTTCAGAGCACGCTTGATGAGTTGGCTTATGTGATCTTCACCTCAGGCAGTACAGGAACACCGAAAGGGGTTGCGATCACTCATGGCGCGGCCATGAATACCATTGAAGCGGTCAATCGTCAGCACAATGTAACTGCAGATGACAGTGTCTTAGCGTTATCAGCCTTGTACTTCGACCTATCAGTATATGACATTTTTGGCTTGCTGTCTGTTGGCGGGAAATTGGTGCTTATCAACGATGAGCAAACCAGAGACGTTGGCGTTTGGTTAGAGTTGGTTCAGCAGCATCAAATTACCTTGTGGAATACCGTACCAGCATTGTTAGAAATGCTTTTGATGGGGAATGAGTCACAGGCTGAATGTCAGCTATTGACCTCATTGCGCTGCGTTATGTTGTCAGGTGATTGGATCAATCTGGAATTACCTGAACGCTTACGTCGTAACAGTTGTCTTGCCAAATTCGTGGCGATGGGAGGTGCGACTGAAGCTGCAATTTGGTCGAACTATTGTGTTGTTCAGCAAGTTGAAAAGCAATGGCGTTCAATTCCTTATGGTAAGCCTTTACCAAATCAATGTTTTAGAGTTGCAAGTGATATTGGTGATGACTGCCCTGACTGGGTTGCCGGTGAACTATGGATTGGGGGAGATGGTGTCGCCCAAGGTTACATTGGTAATGAGGAATTAACTCAGCAGCAGTTCTGTGAACATCAATCACAACGTTGGTATCGAACCGGTGATATAGGGCGCTACTGGCCTGATGGAACTATAGAGTTCCTTGGGCGTCGTGACCACCAGGTTAAAGTGGCAGGGCTGCGTATTGAACTCGGTGAAATAGTGAAAGCACTTAAGTCATGCGCTGGAGTGAAAGATGCGATTGTATTGATTGAGCATCATGATTCTCGTCCTAAGATTCATGCTTATTTGTTGTCGAATATGGCCGTCGAACTGTCGATTATTCAGCCGCAATTATTAAATTATTTACCAAGTTACTCTATGCCTGATGGCTACGCCGTACTTCAAGAATGGCCACTCACAGCTAACGGTAAAGTCGATCGAAATGTATTAAAAACCTTGGAACTTTCAATTTCTAATGAGAGTGAGTTTGTTGCACCAAGTACAGATGAAGAGATTGTTCTGACTCAAGCAATGCAACAAGTTCTTGGTATTAATACGCCAATTAGCGCGAGCGATAACTTCTTTGCCTTAGGCGGAGATTCATTTGTTGCGATTCAGCTAGCTAGCACACTCCAACAACAGCACGGCATTACTTTGCCACTTCACGCTGTGTTTAATTTACAAACGATTTCACGTATTGCACTTGCTCTTGAAACCTCAGAAAAAGAGAGCAACGAGGTTGATTTTGAGGAAGGAATCTTATGA